The genome window GTATCTACATACCGATTGTGAACGTGATTTTATAATTGCAAAAAAATTAGGATTCAAAGGACGTCACACTGGTGTAATTCCTGGTGGAGGTGGTTTTCATTTGGAACAACTTTTACCGTATTCACAACCGATATCCGAACGAAAAATCATTTTAATTAAGGGCTATCACCATAATGTAGGTAGAGGTTTGGTGTTAGTAAAAGCAGTACAAAGTATTCAGGAAAGTATTCAAAAACTAGGTTTTAAAGTGGTAGTTTTTGGAGCGCATCCTATAGTAATCGAGTTTATAAAGGAAAATAAATTGCCTTATGAAGTACACGATCGTCACGGATTAGCGCATCATGATTTGTTGCAACTCATGGGAAAAGCAGCAATATATTTAGGAAATAGTATTTCAGATGGTATGCCGAATACGCTATTGGAAGCCATTATTATGGGCGCTTTTCCAATTCAGTCGAATCCTGGAAAGGTAACCGCCGAAATTATATCAGAAGGTGAAAATGGATTTTTAATAGAAAATCCAAATGATGACAATGCCATTTCAAATCTAATTATTAAGGTTTTACAGCAATCCGAATTACTTCCAAAAGCATTTGAAATCAATCAAAAAATTGCAAAAGAGCGATTAGATTATGCGGTTAATCAACAAAAAATAGTAGCTTTATACCATCAAATTGAAAACGATACATGCGAGTAGGCTTCAACCCCAACAAAGATAAAGTCCTTCCAAAATCGGATTATACCCATCAGGTGGTTGTACCTGTTTATATACCACATCAAAACGATTATTTTAAAGATAGTTTTCAAATTTTGCAGTTGTGTTTGGAGTCGCTTTTTAAAACATGTCATGATAAAACCTACATAACAGTTGTAAACAATGGAAGTTGTATCGAAGTCGTTAATTATTTGAATCAATTACAACAAGAAGGAAAAATACAAGAAGTGATTCATACTAGTGCCATAGGAAAACTAAATGCAATTTTAAAAGGATTGACCGGGCATCAATTCCCTTTAATCACGATAACAGATGCTGATGTGTTGTTCTTAAATAATTGGCAAAAAGCTACGTATGAAGTTTTTGAAGC of Flavobacterium channae contains these proteins:
- a CDS encoding glycosyltransferase, with translation MKILFVSMPSLHVVRWIENLNASGYELYWFDLLGKGKLHTKISIQQITDWKRRKVPYIKGEYFLQRKFPVFYNTLQPFLEVTANEKLAQILNEIQPDLVHSFEMQTCSYPILETMQKFPQIKWLYSCWGSDLFYYQNQPQHESKIKAVLSRIQYLHTDCERDFIIAKKLGFKGRHTGVIPGGGGFHLEQLLPYSQPISERKIILIKGYHHNVGRGLVLVKAVQSIQESIQKLGFKVVVFGAHPIVIEFIKENKLPYEVHDRHGLAHHDLLQLMGKAAIYLGNSISDGMPNTLLEAIIMGAFPIQSNPGKVTAEIISEGENGFLIENPNDDNAISNLIIKVLQQSELLPKAFEINQKIAKERLDYAVNQQKIVALYHQIENDTCE